CTAGTAAAATAAACACCGCCATAGGGATCACAGGCAATATAGGTAGGTTCTTTCAGGCGTGCCTTATAGGCCGGGCCGCCATCCCCTGAGGTTTCACCGATCGGGATATAGGAGGGAACTTCATCATCTAAACGGCCATTGCCATTGGTGTCCACCACTTTGGTATCAGGCGTATATTGCCCTGCAACCGTTGACATTTTGCCCTCTGGTGTCACTTTGCGAATCAAATGGTTGCCCGTATCGGTGATATAGAGATTGCCAAAGGGATCCAAAGCCACGTCAGTGGGTTGATTCATGCTCTGCTCAGTCGCAATCCCATCCCCGGTAAAACCCTGGCGGCCATTGCCAGCCACAACCGTATGTGTAAAATCTTTTTTATCCACCCGAATCACCCGGTGGGCATTCTGCTCAACAATATAAAAATATCCGTTTTTACGGTCAAAAGCCATGCCCGTGGGCGTATTCAAATCGGTTTTGCGTACCCAAAACAGGCGATAATCAGGTACAAAATTCACATTGGTGGTGGGACGCGTAATTTCTGGGGTGATATAGACCAAACGCCCATTGGAGCGATCGAGCATCCAGATATTGCCTTCATTATCAGCTTCAATCGCAGTCATATTCTCAGGCATGGGGGCAACATCTGTACGGGAACCATTTTCTGCAGTGCCGGGCTTATCAAGCCCCGCAATGGTTTTCAAACGCACAAACTGAATTTCAGGCAAAAGGCTGGGGCCGGGCACAGGCGTGGTCGTAGGCTGGGGAGAGGGTTCAGGGGTGGGGCTGGCCGTAGCCTCAGGGGAAGGTGTTGCTGTAGGTTGAGGAGTAGCAACAGGTTCAACTGTGGGCAGAGGGGTTGGAAGCGCAGAGGAAACCGCAGTTGGAGAGGCCGAAGGCACAGGTGTATTAACCGGCGAAGGAGAGGGGCTAGAGCCCGTAACAGGAAGCCCAGGCTGACAGGCCACCAGGAACAAAAGCGCAAAACCTGCGCTCAGTTTATGAATTGTCAGCTGCATATCTGCCATGTTCAATTTTCCTGTAAAATTTCGTCTGCTATATTCTGACGTAGAAAAAGGCTGGATTGTTCCCTACTGCTCTAGGTCAGTAAATACATTATGGATCATTTTAAGCCATTGCGTCAGTGATTCCTGACCTCCTGTTACAATATCTAAACCATTCCGCATCTTCTAAGGAGAAATTACAGCCATGCGTTTTGCCACCCGTGCTATTCATATCGGCCAAGAAGCCGACTCTGCAACTGGCGCCACTATTGTTCCGATTTATCAAACCTCAACCTATACACAAACAGATATTGGCGAACACAAGGGATACGAGTATTCCCGCACGGGCAATCCCACGCGCGCCGCGCTTGAAAAATGTCTTGCCTCCCTTGAAGAAGGCAAATTTGGCCTGGCCTTTGCCTCTGGCATGGCAGCCACCAGTACGGTGATCTCACTGCTGAACGCCGGGGATCATGTGATTGCCTGCAATGATCTCTATGGTGGAACCTACCGGGTTTTTACCAAAGTTTTCAATCGTCTGGGCATTGCCTTTGATTTTGTAGATGCGCGGGAAATTGAAAATATTCAAGCAGCCATTCGCCCAGAAACACGTATGGTCTGGCTCGAAACCCCCACCAATCCCCTGCTGCGTCTATCAGATATTCAGGCGATCGCAGAACTGAGCCAGCAACGGGGTTTGAAACTGGTGGTCGATAATACCTTTATGAGCCCCTATTTTCAACAGCCCTTAAAATTAGGCGCCGATCTGGTCGTTCACAGTACCACCAAATATATTGGGGGGCACAGTGATGTGATTGGCGGAGCTGTCATGACAAATGATCCTGACCTGTACGCGCAACTTCAATTTTTACAGAACAGCATGGGAGCCGTTCCTGGCCCCATGGACTGCTGGCTCACCCTGCGGGGCCTCAAAACACTGGCCCTGCGGATGCAGGCCCATGAAAAAAACGCCTTGAGAATTGCAGCGTTTCTCGCCACCCACCCCAAAATCAGTCAGGTCTATTATCCTGGCCTAGACTCTCACCCCCAGTATCTGCTGGCAAAAAAACAGATGAGTGGATTTGGTGGCATGATCTCTTTTGAGGTTACCGGCGGCATTGAGGCCGGAAAAACAGTTGCCCGCTCCACCCAGATTTTTTCTCTGGCAGAAAGCCTGGGAGGAGTCGAATCTCTGATTGGACATCCAGCCACCATGACCCATGCCGCTATTCCCGCAGCACAACGTCAGGCCGTAGGCCTCAGTGATGGCTTGATTCGTATTTCAGTGGGAATTGAAGATCCTGAGGATCTGATTGAAGATCTAAAACAGGCTTTGGAAAGAGTTTGAAAATGCGGGTGAGAGGACTTGAACCTCCACGCCCGGAGGCACCAGATCCTAAGTCTGGCGCGTCTGCCATTCCGCCACACCCGCAATATTCCTATACTATCACAGGTCTGTAGAATTTAAACGGGATCGGCGCAGAAGGTGATCGGGTGTTGATAAAAAAAACGATGCACCGCCAAACAGTAATGCGCTGAAAAATTCTGAATGACCTGCTCACGTTGCCCCTCATCCAGGGGCTTAGCAGCCAGGGGAACGTCTTCAGGAAGACTGAGCGTCATGCCGCAAATTTCAGAACTGTCAACAATGCCAAAACGTGCTCCGGCCTCAAAATACTGTTGTAAATAATGGCTGTCGAGATTATTTAAATGGGGATTGCTGCCCTCAGGAGCGGCGGTAAAGGTTCGGGGTTGGGCAATCAAAATCGGATGCAAATGGAAACAATGGGCCACAAAACTGTTGGCATCCTGCCATTCATAGACATGAGAAGGCCAAGAGGTAAAGTTTTCAGCGTCTTTAAAACTGGCAGAGAAATGCGGATGGGGATATTGTAGCGCCAAGCGCACCAAAGCACCTGAAGACAATTGAATCAAGCCTTCTCTGCGAAAAGCATCAAGCGCCTCTGTGGCCTGAAAATGAAGGCGCGGCCCCGCCAAAAGAATCAGATCATACTGAGGAGCCAATGCCAGCAGCTTCGCAAAACTGCCCACTGAATACAGATTATCCGCTGTCAGCGGAATAAAACCCGCACCATGGATTCTTGCCAGTTCCAAAGCATCCGCGTAACAGCCACTCAACAAGGTATGCTTATAAAAGCGGTGGGGCTGATGTGCGGGTATTTCAAAGATATTCCATTGCAACTGAAATCTTTGCGATAAAACTGCAAATAGGGGATCCGCTTCAATTTTTTGCCGCGATTCAGCAGTGGTATAGAAAAAAATCACAGCATTTGCATCAAAGGGGCCTTGGCTGAGGTTGCCAGGCGCTAAAAGTGAGGGCAAAGCCCAACGCAGAAAAACCTCAGTATAACGTTCGCCCCAAACAGGCAAAGCCAAGAAATAACGCATGTCTTAACGCATCTGCAGGGGCGTTTCACCTGTTGCTGGAGCCACCGGGCATTCACAGCCGGAACCACAGGAGCGTTTACTACCCGGCTTAGGCCCCAAGGTTTTACGGTAAAGATAGGCTGAAGAAAGCAACATAATCGCAATAATCAAGCTATTTTCAAACATCAGCATTTCTCCTGCAAACGATTCATGTCAACCCCAACAAGCGCCCCAGATTATAGACCAGAGCGGCCACCGTATAAGCGGTTCCGGAAGTCAAAAACAAAATAAAGCCCAGATAAGCATGGCCAAACTCATGGGTGACTGCCCCCACAACAGAAATACAGGATAAAAGCAGCAAATTAAATACCATATACGAAAAAGCCGACAAAGGAGTAAACTTTTCTCTAATTCTCAAAGTAAGCGGAGAATCTTTTTGCGTATTTTCCATAACAAAGGTATTGGGCAAGAGATTGCCGATTAAGTTATTCAAGATCGCTTTGCCAGCTTTCCCAAAAGCATTCAGTTGTTCAATGATGTCCTGCTGAAGCGAGCGGTCAGCGGCTGTTGCTTCAGCGCTCTGAACACTCATGACCACCCCAAGCGTACCCACCACCATTTCTTTGGCCATAAAACCCGGCAGAATCGACGCAACGGGCTCCCAGTGGTCGCCAAACCCCAAGGGCTTGAACAAGGGCGCAATACTTTGGGCTGAGCGGGCCAAAACCGTTTCTGAGGTGGGAGCACCATAGGGCAAATTCACAAGACACCAGAGCAAAATCATCGCCACGGCAATGACAGTTCCTGCCTGCTGGATAAAGGCGCGGGTCTTGATCCAAATCGAAGCCCCCAGCATTTTAAAGGTGGGCACCCGGTAGGGCGGCAACTCCATCAAAAAAACCGGTATTTCAGACTTGAATTTTGTTTTTCTCAAAACCAGGGCCCAAAAAATCGCAACCCCAATACCGGTTAGATACAAAAGCAAAATGACCAAGGCCTGGTACTGTTCAAAGAAAACCGAAGTAAACAGTGCGTAAATTGGCAGTTTGGCACCACAGGACATAAAGGAAAGAATCGCCACCGTGATCTTGCGATCGGTCTGGTTTTCGAGGGCCCGACTGGCATAAACAGCCGGTACGTTGCAGCCAAACCCGACCAGAAGAGGCACAAAGGCCTTCCCATGCAAGCCAAAACGAAACATAAAACGGTCCATTAAGAAAGCAGCGCGCGCCATATAGCCACTCTCTTCCAAAATCGCCAAAAAAAGATAGAGAAAAACCAAAATGGGTACAAAACTAAGCACCAGACCCACCCCACCAATCACCCCCTCTTTTAAAAGCGAGATCAGAAAATGGGGGAAATGCAGACTGAGCAAAAGATGCTCGGCCCAATAAGCTAAAAAACCATTAAAAAAACCATCGACGAAATCCACCAGGGGGGTGCTGATATCAAAGGTCATTTTAAAAACCAGATACAAAACCCCCAAAAAGACCGGAATGCCTGTCCATTCATTTAAAAGCACGCGATCCAGTTGATCTGTTCGGTCATGTATATTTTGAGCGGGTTCCTGAAGAATCTGCCCTACCAGCCTGGCAATGCTTTGATTGCGTGACTGACTGATACGTTGCGGAAGCTCCTCCAAAGCAGCAGAGTCTTGCTCTGCCTTCTGGATCAGGGGGAGCAGAGATTCTCCATAGAGTTCCTGAAGTTTTTCAAGCGTTTGGGGCTCTTGTTCCAAAAATTGAAGGCTGAGCCAACGGTTGGCTTTGAGAGGCTGCTTAAGCGCTAAAAGCGAAGCCAGCTCCAGGGCTTTCTTTTCTATCTCTTGCTCTAACTCAGGCGAATATAAAAAGGGTTTTGCCGGTTTTTCAGCATTCAAGGCCGTGAGTGCAGCCTTTAAAAGAGCGTCTGTTCCCCACTGGGTAGGGCCAATCGTAGGCACAACCGCCAGCCCCAACTGTTCAGAAAGCTTGTCTGTATCCAGCCGAAAACCTTTTTCCTGAAATTCATCCCACATATTCAAGGCCATCACCAAGGGAATTTCCATTTCCAGAAGCTGAGCAGTCAGATGCAAGCCTTTCTCAAGATTGCTGGCATCGATCACATTGATAATCAGATCGGGAGGAGTGGTCAGCAAGAAATCACGGCAAACCCTTTCTTCAAGGGTATAGGGTGTCAGACTATAGGTTCCAGGCAAGTCGATCAGACGCAGTTGGTAATCCCCATAGGACATGGTTGCTTCTTTTTTTTCAACGGTGACACCGGGCCAATTGCCAACCTTGAGGCGACTGCCTGAGAGCGCATTGATCAAAGCGGTTTTGCCTACATTGGGGTTACCAGCAAAGGCAATGACCAGTTCACGGGTTTGTCTGTCCGGCTGAATTGAGGAAGGAGAGGTTGACACGGTCAGACTCCAGGAAGAGCCTGCTCACCCAAAATCACAAGTTCCTTGCATAAACGAAAGGCCAGACGTGTCTGGCCTGATTTGAATAAAAGAGAAGATCCTTGATTTTTAAGGATGGTCACAGTTTTACCGACAACAACCCCCATAGACTCCAAACGTTTAGACAATTCTTTATTGCCCTGAATACGCAGGATTTTTACGCTTGTTCCCGAGGGAAAAGAAGACAGATGAAGAATTCCATCTTGTCCGGAGGGCGTTTCATACAGTAAATTTTGTGCTGCCAGCATCATCATATTTTTATATTTCGATCAGGTCTGCTGATCATTTCTTCTTGTTTTTATAAGGTGTTCTTTTGATAGAGAACTTGAATCTAACATAATCAACCCCCCGAGACTTGTCAATAAATTAGATCTAACAAAATCCATTAAATACGTTTATTAATTACTCATATTAAAATTTAAATAAAATTTAATAACGTAAAATATCAATTCAATTCAATATATAAAAACAAAAATTATTCTCATTATTTATTTCAAAAAAATTATTCCTATTTATTTTAATATTTTTTTACTTAAGAAGTCTCTTAAGATAAGTCAAGATCTCAAAAACAGACCCTTACGAAAAAATTGAATAAATAAAATATTTATTTAAAGATAATAAATAATATTTTATCAATCAGAATAAACACCACTATTTTCAAGATATATAAAAATATATTTTGCAATAAAAAATATTAATATAATCAATATAATAGATATTTTTTAAACGTAATAAAAAGATATCTATTGATTTTTAAACGTGAATTCTCTAGACTAAAAAAATATCTCCCTCAGAGAAGGACAGAAAGAAGATGCAAAAACACAATGCAGAAGAGCGGTCTCACCCCATTGCTGAAAGCCTTCACGGCGAAGTCAGTTATTGTTCCTGCTGCAAGCAATATCAACTCAAGTTCAAAAACATCGGCATTCCCTTTTCAAAAAAAGGACTTGAATCTTTTAAAAGCGTCTTAGAACAGAGCTATTTAAATCTGGCCCTTGAACAAAATCACAATCCCACGCTCAAAATTCGCTGCGCAAACATGATGCTCTCCTTTAAACTGGAAGAAGCAGATGAAATTCTGGAACTGATCAAACAGGCCCAAATCGAAACCGTTCGGGCAGAACTTGAATATCTGTATCAACTACCGGAAAGTTAAAGCGTGCGCATTGAAAAAATCTGTATTTTGGCAATTGGAACAGAACTGAGCGAAGGTCAAATTATCAACAGCAATGCCGCCTGGCTCTCAAAAGCCTTGATAGAATCAGGTGCAAAAGAATGCTGGCACCTCACGTTGGCGGATGATCGCGAACAGATCCTGACGGGTTTAAAAATCGCCAGCCAACATGCCGACATGCTGATCCTGACAGGGGGATTGGGCCCCACTTCAGATGATTTTACCCGTGAGGTTCTCTCAACCTGGCTGGACAAACCCCTGATTTTTGATCCGGATTCTTGGACACATTTAGAAAATCGGGCCCAACTGCTTAAGTTTCAACTTTCGCCGTCGCAAAAACAACAGTGCTATTTTCCTGAAGGGGCCACCATTATTGTCAACCCCGCAGGAACAGCCCATGCTTTTCTCTGTCATCGCCAGAACCAGCCGATCTTTGTCTTGCCTGGCCCCCCCTCCGAAATCCAAAAGATTTGGGAAACCGATCTTGCCCAACGCTTGCATCAGTATCTGCCTGGAAAAGCAGAGCAAAAACTGTACCGTTGGCAATGCATGGGCCTGCCTGAAGCAGATTTAGGCGACAAAACAGAAGAGGCCCTGAAAGGAAGCCTCTTCAGAATTGGCTACCGGGCCCACAGCCCCTATGTTGAAGTAAAAGTCTGGGTTCCGGCTGAAAAAGAAGCTCAGCCCTGGCTGGAAAAGCTTGAAACAGCCTTAAGCCCTTGGGTTATCGTGCGCAATGAAGAGGATCTGGGCAGCCATCTGGTTCAAGCTTGTCAAAAATTTAAGCGGGTCCGCTTATTAGAATCAGGGAGTCAGGGTCGATTCCAACAGAGATTGGCCCCCTATCTCACCCCCTCAGCCTTTCAGACGCCCTTTCAAATTGAAACGCTTTATGGCGCGCCGCTGGATCAGAACGAAATTTTCAAACTGCTTGAAAAAGAACGCTCAGACGAGCTTCTCTTTTTGAGTTTTTGTCAGGCTTCTGCCTCAAGCTGGTTGATTGTCCTTCAACAGGGGCAAGTGCTGCAACAGGAATTTCTGAGCAGCCCGTATCCAGAGGAACAAGTCTCAAGAAACCTGGCCGTTCTGATTGAAAAAACGCTCCTGCGCTGGTCAGAATGGTTAAGCCACAAACTTGAAAAATAATGCAGAGACAATGGTTTCAGACCGGGCTTTTTAAACGAAAAATTTGATAACCTGCCTGTTTTCATAAGCTTGTGATAAAATCAATGTGATCAGAAGTAATCAAAGAAACCTTCTGAAACACTCTAAAAATAAAGTCAGGAGCATTCAAGCTGACAGCAATTTTCCCCTTCACCTTGTATTTAAAGTGCCGGGAGTTAACAGCACGAGTGCAAACTGTATGAAAACCCAATCGTTACCCCCTTCTTTGCGTCCTCGCAAATCCAACCGTATGAGTATCTGGTTCAGAGCGCTTGTGGCCATGGCCATTGTCTGTGGCGCGCTTTCTGTGGGCAGTGTGATTGGGGTTCTGGCCTCGACCTTTGGCCAACCCACGCAGAACAACAGTCTGGCCGAAAATGATCTGATTCGCCAATTAACCCGAAAAATCGAAGGTCTGGGTCAATTCTCAGGCAGTCGAACCTCAGGCCAGGAAACGGGTAAAGAGGGCACCAACCTCGACCCCTGGACTATTCTTACCAATTTCAGACAATTGGATCGAAAAATCAATATTCTTGTTTTGGGCAGTGACTATAATTACGTACGCGGAAAAAAAGTCAGCGATCAGGAAGCCGGCATTCGCAGCAGAACAGATACGATTATGCTGGTCAGCCTGGATCCCAACCGAGGAGACGTCAGTATTCTATCGATTCCCCGTGATACCCGCGCTCTTTTAACAGGTCACCATTACGATAAAATCAATGCGGCCATGGTCTATGGCGGGGTCGATCTTGTCAAAAGCACGGTCTCTGATCTGACAGGCGTGCCGATTGATTATTATATGGCCCTGAAAGTAGATGGCCTGATCAATATGGTGGATATTATCGGAGGCATTAAAATCTACGTGGATAAAGACATGTACTATGTCGATGAAACTGCACACTTGGGGATCAATATTCACAAAGGCTGGAAACGCATGAGTGGGGAACAAGCCCACCAATACGTGCGCTTTCGCAAGGATGAGCTGGGCGATATTGGCCGTGTTCAACGCCAACAAAAATTCATCAAAGCCGTT
The bacterium (Candidatus Blackallbacteria) CG13_big_fil_rev_8_21_14_2_50_49_14 DNA segment above includes these coding regions:
- a CDS encoding cystathionine gamma-synthase, whose amino-acid sequence is MRFATRAIHIGQEADSATGATIVPIYQTSTYTQTDIGEHKGYEYSRTGNPTRAALEKCLASLEEGKFGLAFASGMAATSTVISLLNAGDHVIACNDLYGGTYRVFTKVFNRLGIAFDFVDAREIENIQAAIRPETRMVWLETPTNPLLRLSDIQAIAELSQQRGLKLVVDNTFMSPYFQQPLKLGADLVVHSTTKYIGGHSDVIGGAVMTNDPDLYAQLQFLQNSMGAVPGPMDCWLTLRGLKTLALRMQAHEKNALRIAAFLATHPKISQVYYPGLDSHPQYLLAKKQMSGFGGMISFEVTGGIEAGKTVARSTQIFSLAESLGGVESLIGHPATMTHAAIPAAQRQAVGLSDGLIRISVGIEDPEDLIEDLKQALERV
- the feoB gene encoding ferrous iron transport protein B, which gives rise to MTVSTSPSSIQPDRQTRELVIAFAGNPNVGKTALINALSGSRLKVGNWPGVTVEKKEATMSYGDYQLRLIDLPGTYSLTPYTLEERVCRDFLLTTPPDLIINVIDASNLEKGLHLTAQLLEMEIPLVMALNMWDEFQEKGFRLDTDKLSEQLGLAVVPTIGPTQWGTDALLKAALTALNAEKPAKPFLYSPELEQEIEKKALELASLLALKQPLKANRWLSLQFLEQEPQTLEKLQELYGESLLPLIQKAEQDSAALEELPQRISQSRNQSIARLVGQILQEPAQNIHDRTDQLDRVLLNEWTGIPVFLGVLYLVFKMTFDISTPLVDFVDGFFNGFLAYWAEHLLLSLHFPHFLISLLKEGVIGGVGLVLSFVPILVFLYLFLAILEESGYMARAAFLMDRFMFRFGLHGKAFVPLLVGFGCNVPAVYASRALENQTDRKITVAILSFMSCGAKLPIYALFTSVFFEQYQALVILLLYLTGIGVAIFWALVLRKTKFKSEIPVFLMELPPYRVPTFKMLGASIWIKTRAFIQQAGTVIAVAMILLWCLVNLPYGAPTSETVLARSAQSIAPLFKPLGFGDHWEPVASILPGFMAKEMVVGTLGVVMSVQSAEATAADRSLQQDIIEQLNAFGKAGKAILNNLIGNLLPNTFVMENTQKDSPLTLRIREKFTPLSAFSYMVFNLLLLSCISVVGAVTHEFGHAYLGFILFLTSGTAYTVAALVYNLGRLLGLT